From the genome of Haloterrigena sp. KLK7, one region includes:
- a CDS encoding dodecin family protein: MGERAEIVELVGSSTESWEDAVQNAMDAADETIEHVSGVEIESKLTDHEGRETERYVVTLEASLVPSDR, translated from the coding sequence ATGGGTGAGAGAGCCGAAATCGTCGAGCTGGTCGGAAGCTCGACCGAATCGTGGGAGGACGCCGTACAGAACGCGATGGACGCCGCCGACGAGACGATCGAACACGTCAGCGGGGTCGAGATCGAGTCGAAGTTGACCGATCACGAGGGCAGGGAGACCGAACGGTACGTGGTCACGCTCGAGGCCTCACTCGTCCCGTCGGACCGCTGA